The proteins below are encoded in one region of Parus major isolate Abel chromosome 7, Parus_major1.1, whole genome shotgun sequence:
- the METAP1D gene encoding methionine aminopeptidase 1D, mitochondrial isoform X3 — protein MWEKRVESIWRGGDPLYQLVSCSVTGCHIIFSLCNRNYLHRHSSNHQQRCFFFQGQRNAAYSIVWPAMVSPAHQVPKHIKKPDYVTTGIVPDWGDDIEIKNEDQIQGLRQACQLARHVLLLAGKGLKVGMTTEEIDSIVHHEIIRQNAYPSPLGYGGFPKSVCTSVNNVVCHGIPDSRPLQDGDIINIDVTVYYNGYHGDTSETFLVGNVDKSGEKLVEVARKCRDEAIAACRPGAPFSVIGNTISSVAWQGGFQVCPFFVGHGIGSYFHGHPEVWHHANDSDLLMEEGMAFTIEPIIMEGSPKCKILEDKWTAISVDNKRSAQFEHTLVITSEGAEILTKLVEEA, from the exons GTTCTGTGACTGGCTGCCACATAATCTTTTCTTTGTGCAATCGTAACTACCTGCACAGGCATTCAAGCAATCATCAGCAAAGATGCTTCTTCTTTCAGGGACAAAGAAATGCTGCTTATAGTATAGTTTGGCCAGCCATGGTTTCTCCAGCTCACCAAGTTCCTAAG CACATAAAGAAGCCAGACTATGTGACGACAGGCATTGTACCAGACTGGGGAGACGACATAGAAATTAAGAATGAAGATCAGATTCAAGGGCTTCGTCAAGCTTGTCAGTTGGCCCGTCATGTCCTGCTTCTGGCTGGAAAGGGCTTAAAG GTTGGCATGACAACTGAAGAAATAGATTCCATTGTTCATCATGAAATAATCAGACAGAATGCCTATCCATCACCTCTGGGCTATGGAGGTTTTCCAAAATCTGTTTGTACTTCCGTAAACAACGTGGTATGTCACGGTATTCCTGACAG TCGACCTCTTCAGGATGGAGATATTATCAACATTGATGTCACG GTGTATTACAATGGCTACCATGGTGACACTTCTGAAACCTTTTTGGTGGGCAATGTGGATAAATCTGGTGAAAAGTTAGTGGAGGTTGCCAGGAAATGTAGAGATGAAGCAATTGCAGCTTGCAGACCAGGGGCTCCCTTCTCTGTAATTGGAAACACAATCAG CTCCGTGGCATGGCAAGGTGGCTTCCAGGTCTGCCCCTTCTTCGTCGGCCACGGCATCGGATCGTACTTTCACGGGCACCCCGAGGTGTGGCACCACG ccAATGACAGTGATTTGTTAATGGAAGAGGGAATGGCATTCACAATAG AGCCAATAATAATGGAAGGATCCCCTAAATGTAAGATTCTGGAGGATAAATGGACTGCGATTTCTGTAGACAATAAAAG ATCGGCACAATTTGAACATACCCTTGTGATTACCTCAGAGGGAGCAGAAATCCTCACTAAACTCGTGGAAGAAGCCTAA
- the METAP1D gene encoding methionine aminopeptidase 1D, mitochondrial isoform X2 — translation MGSMAAPRAARALRSGGSVTGCHIIFSLCNRNYLHRHSSNHQQRCFFFQGQRNAAYSIVWPAMVSPAHQVPKHIKKPDYVTTGIVPDWGDDIEIKNEDQIQGLRQACQLARHVLLLAGKGLKVGMTTEEIDSIVHHEIIRQNAYPSPLGYGGFPKSVCTSVNNVVCHGIPDSRPLQDGDIINIDVTVYYNGYHGDTSETFLVGNVDKSGEKLVEVARKCRDEAIAACRPGAPFSVIGNTISSVAWQGGFQVCPFFVGHGIGSYFHGHPEVWHHANDSDLLMEEGMAFTIGRDSASTLDLRRVRRMQSCPRSLAAWWHLVIRCLPELLLGLGTAAAVTSRSLALQTDRAHFQSWRTAGEKAFFLPVWLNGAAIREK, via the exons GTTCTGTGACTGGCTGCCACATAATCTTTTCTTTGTGCAATCGTAACTACCTGCACAGGCATTCAAGCAATCATCAGCAAAGATGCTTCTTCTTTCAGGGACAAAGAAATGCTGCTTATAGTATAGTTTGGCCAGCCATGGTTTCTCCAGCTCACCAAGTTCCTAAG CACATAAAGAAGCCAGACTATGTGACGACAGGCATTGTACCAGACTGGGGAGACGACATAGAAATTAAGAATGAAGATCAGATTCAAGGGCTTCGTCAAGCTTGTCAGTTGGCCCGTCATGTCCTGCTTCTGGCTGGAAAGGGCTTAAAG GTTGGCATGACAACTGAAGAAATAGATTCCATTGTTCATCATGAAATAATCAGACAGAATGCCTATCCATCACCTCTGGGCTATGGAGGTTTTCCAAAATCTGTTTGTACTTCCGTAAACAACGTGGTATGTCACGGTATTCCTGACAG TCGACCTCTTCAGGATGGAGATATTATCAACATTGATGTCACG GTGTATTACAATGGCTACCATGGTGACACTTCTGAAACCTTTTTGGTGGGCAATGTGGATAAATCTGGTGAAAAGTTAGTGGAGGTTGCCAGGAAATGTAGAGATGAAGCAATTGCAGCTTGCAGACCAGGGGCTCCCTTCTCTGTAATTGGAAACACAATCAG CTCCGTGGCATGGCAAGGTGGCTTCCAGGTCTGCCCCTTCTTCGTCGGCCACGGCATCGGATCGTACTTTCACGGGCACCCCGAGGTGTGGCACCACG ccAATGACAGTGATTTGTTAATGGAAGAGGGAATGGCATTCACAATAG GCAGAGACTCTGCCAGCACACTTGATTTGAGGAGGGTGAGAAGGATGCAGTCGTGTCCCCGAAGCCTAGCAGCCTGGTGGCACTTAGTCATTCGCtgcctgccagagctgctgttgggTTTGGGGACTGCAGCGGCAGTAACCAGCCGGAGCCTCGCCCTGCAGACTGATCGTGCTCACTTCCAGTCGTGGAGAACTGCTGGGGAAAAAGCCTTCTTTCTCCCTGTGTGGCTAAATGGTGCGGCAATtagagagaaataa
- the METAP1D gene encoding methionine aminopeptidase 1D, mitochondrial isoform X1, giving the protein MWEKRVESIWRGGDPLYQLVSCSVTGCHIIFSLCNRNYLHRHSSNHQQRCFFFQGQRNAAYSIVWPAMVSPAHQVPKHIKKPDYVTTGIVPDWGDDIEIKNEDQIQGLRQACQLARHVLLLAGKGLKVGMTTEEIDSIVHHEIIRQNAYPSPLGYGGFPKSVCTSVNNVVCHGIPDSRPLQDGDIINIDVTVYYNGYHGDTSETFLVGNVDKSGEKLVEVARKCRDEAIAACRPGAPFSVIGNTISSVAWQGGFQVCPFFVGHGIGSYFHGHPEVWHHANDSDLLMEEGMAFTIGRDSASTLDLRRVRRMQSCPRSLAAWWHLVIRCLPELLLGLGTAAAVTSRSLALQTDRAHFQSWRTAGEKAFFLPVWLNGAAIREK; this is encoded by the exons GTTCTGTGACTGGCTGCCACATAATCTTTTCTTTGTGCAATCGTAACTACCTGCACAGGCATTCAAGCAATCATCAGCAAAGATGCTTCTTCTTTCAGGGACAAAGAAATGCTGCTTATAGTATAGTTTGGCCAGCCATGGTTTCTCCAGCTCACCAAGTTCCTAAG CACATAAAGAAGCCAGACTATGTGACGACAGGCATTGTACCAGACTGGGGAGACGACATAGAAATTAAGAATGAAGATCAGATTCAAGGGCTTCGTCAAGCTTGTCAGTTGGCCCGTCATGTCCTGCTTCTGGCTGGAAAGGGCTTAAAG GTTGGCATGACAACTGAAGAAATAGATTCCATTGTTCATCATGAAATAATCAGACAGAATGCCTATCCATCACCTCTGGGCTATGGAGGTTTTCCAAAATCTGTTTGTACTTCCGTAAACAACGTGGTATGTCACGGTATTCCTGACAG TCGACCTCTTCAGGATGGAGATATTATCAACATTGATGTCACG GTGTATTACAATGGCTACCATGGTGACACTTCTGAAACCTTTTTGGTGGGCAATGTGGATAAATCTGGTGAAAAGTTAGTGGAGGTTGCCAGGAAATGTAGAGATGAAGCAATTGCAGCTTGCAGACCAGGGGCTCCCTTCTCTGTAATTGGAAACACAATCAG CTCCGTGGCATGGCAAGGTGGCTTCCAGGTCTGCCCCTTCTTCGTCGGCCACGGCATCGGATCGTACTTTCACGGGCACCCCGAGGTGTGGCACCACG ccAATGACAGTGATTTGTTAATGGAAGAGGGAATGGCATTCACAATAG GCAGAGACTCTGCCAGCACACTTGATTTGAGGAGGGTGAGAAGGATGCAGTCGTGTCCCCGAAGCCTAGCAGCCTGGTGGCACTTAGTCATTCGCtgcctgccagagctgctgttgggTTTGGGGACTGCAGCGGCAGTAACCAGCCGGAGCCTCGCCCTGCAGACTGATCGTGCTCACTTCCAGTCGTGGAGAACTGCTGGGGAAAAAGCCTTCTTTCTCCCTGTGTGGCTAAATGGTGCGGCAATtagagagaaataa
- the METAP1D gene encoding methionine aminopeptidase 1D, mitochondrial isoform X4, translated as MWEKRVESIWRGGDPLYQLVSCSVTGCHIIFSLCNRNYLHRHSSNHQQRCFFFQGQRNAAYSIVWPAMVSPAHQVPKHIKKPDYVTTGIVPDWGDDIEIKNEDQIQGLRQACQLARHVLLLAGKGLKVGMTTEEIDSIVHHEIIRQNAYPSPLGYGGFPKSVCTSVNNVVCHGIPDSRPLQDGDIINIDVTVYYNGYHGDTSETFLVGNVDKSGEKLVEVARKCRDEAIAACRPGAPFSVIGNTISSVAWQGGFQVCPFFVGHGIGSYFHGHPEVWHHANDSDLLMEEGMAFTIETLPAHLI; from the exons GTTCTGTGACTGGCTGCCACATAATCTTTTCTTTGTGCAATCGTAACTACCTGCACAGGCATTCAAGCAATCATCAGCAAAGATGCTTCTTCTTTCAGGGACAAAGAAATGCTGCTTATAGTATAGTTTGGCCAGCCATGGTTTCTCCAGCTCACCAAGTTCCTAAG CACATAAAGAAGCCAGACTATGTGACGACAGGCATTGTACCAGACTGGGGAGACGACATAGAAATTAAGAATGAAGATCAGATTCAAGGGCTTCGTCAAGCTTGTCAGTTGGCCCGTCATGTCCTGCTTCTGGCTGGAAAGGGCTTAAAG GTTGGCATGACAACTGAAGAAATAGATTCCATTGTTCATCATGAAATAATCAGACAGAATGCCTATCCATCACCTCTGGGCTATGGAGGTTTTCCAAAATCTGTTTGTACTTCCGTAAACAACGTGGTATGTCACGGTATTCCTGACAG TCGACCTCTTCAGGATGGAGATATTATCAACATTGATGTCACG GTGTATTACAATGGCTACCATGGTGACACTTCTGAAACCTTTTTGGTGGGCAATGTGGATAAATCTGGTGAAAAGTTAGTGGAGGTTGCCAGGAAATGTAGAGATGAAGCAATTGCAGCTTGCAGACCAGGGGCTCCCTTCTCTGTAATTGGAAACACAATCAG CTCCGTGGCATGGCAAGGTGGCTTCCAGGTCTGCCCCTTCTTCGTCGGCCACGGCATCGGATCGTACTTTCACGGGCACCCCGAGGTGTGGCACCACG ccAATGACAGTGATTTGTTAATGGAAGAGGGAATGGCATTCACAATAG AGACTCTGCCAGCACACTTGATTTGA